taacttaataacttaaaacaataggtttttaacttaataacttaagacttattacttaataacttaaaacaataGGTTTTGAATCGCTGCGCTTTAATGTCTTCGAAACTGCAAATAATTTGCAAATCAATGATTTTTGTGACGTAATACAATTCATATCAAATACATAAAATGTATgagaaaatacaaattaaatttttgttaacttaattaacttttttggtCAAATTTTTCCATTTCCTTGTATTGTCATCGAAAATGATTAAGTGTGcaaaatttgagcaaaattgGTTGAGAAAAAAGCTTTCAAAActtgatttcaaattttgtggcacacaaacatatatatatatatatatatatatatatatatatatatatatatatatatatatatatatatatatatatatatatatatatatatatatatatatatatatatatatttagaaagtaACTTTATATAAAGCATGGAAAAAACAcattagtttcaaaaataatttccgttttaaaatgaaaattcgtaaagtaaaaagataagattaaaatagttattttaaaatatagttactGAAAACcgtaattttaaactttttaaatttttttttacttttttttttcatgtagtaaattcttttttttttaactggttTCTGAACCAGTgcattttttgcagtttttttaagaGCTAAAGCGACGAAATgtcacattttatttatttttcgcCTCTTTTTATCAATTTTCGCACGTTCATCTGATTTACACGTGCAACAAGCAAAAACAACtattaatttactattaaaaattacaacGTCTcgacttttttcttttaatgacatttatttaaaaatgacgTTTTACGCAAGATCAAACTAGtgttaaagtattaataaaacaatagtagCAGGTTTTACAGcaggttataataaaatatatatattctcaattttagaaaaactgTTCCATCGGGGTAAAGTTGAACAGCCACGGGGTGAAGTGGGACAAGGAATTTGGAATTTATGGGATGTCCCACCTCTCTCCACTATCCTCTCTCTcactctttctctctctctctctttctttctctctctctctctctctctctctctctctctctatacatatatatatatatatatatatatatatatatatacacacacacacatatatatatgtatatacatatatatacatatatgtatatatatatgtatttatatatatatatatatatatatatatatatatatatatatatatatatatatatatatatatatatatatatatatatatatatatatatatatatatatgtatatatatatatacttaagttttttttctcgttTTATTCTTTGGGTTTATCTTCCATGTTTCAGATATAGATTTTATTGCGATCACATTGCACGCCCAAGAGTTTTTATAAACCTACCCAAACAATGCGGGCATTTGTTTTCCAAGAACTTTGCTTCTACTTCGTTTCCTACAGAAATTGTAACCGTTGTAATCAGAAAACCATATTATCTGGGTTTTCTTCTGGTAAACTGACCAATAAAACTTACATCCACATTCCTGAATATTGATGTTGTTCTGAGGTTGTTTCTCTCTGCTGCTGTTacaaattgtattaaaaaaaggtcATTTTCAAGGGTGAAGAATTGCTACAGGTCTAATGGATAGAAACGCCTGTCAATTCATGCCATTCTTTGAATTGAAAATGTTCTTCTGAATATATTAACGTAGAAGGTGTGACCAATCGTTTCTCTGAAAGCCATTACAAATCATCAAAATAACTTCTCTACATAACTATGTAATAATGCAACTTAGATGAAAACTATTTattctttagaaatgtcaatgttttgtttaactctaccgaattgttttaaatatttgtaaaatacattGATCTGATTGTCCCTTGCTTATTCTTTGGATAAACTAATTATAGTTATCGCATTTACTAGTTGGTTTTTGGTCTAACTCATTATTATATatgtcatataaaaaaaatcgtttatAAGTacagaattttctttttttttctttttcggaGGTCGGGGACAGAGGTGGGGAGGCCACATCCGTAAACTCGCAGGGTGGCCAGGATGACCTAAAGCCGGGCATGGGTATCATACCTTAATACCTGCAGGGGTAagtaaaacgttttaaaaaaaatgtaaaagactTTATCAAGTGAAATAGTGACGCCATTGTAACATGTTATTTTCACAGGAATATAAGGAAGATCGAACAATTCCTATATACATATCTTGATCATATCATgatcttttgataaaaaaagaaattcactTTTGACTTCGAAGCCAAAAGTGCATTTAGTTGATGAATTCATCCGCTGATATGTGGTCTAAATTAAATCTTGGATTTAATTTAGCCCACATATCAGCGAACTGTGATGAGGCAAAGTTAAGTAATCacagctcttttttgtttattatgttttCAGGTTGAGAAATAAGTAACTCGTTACGAATCTGGGATAACTGTTTATTTAAGtaagattttaaactttatttttttatagttatttaaagaacgaattttaaaattaaaagcaattacatacaaacaaaaaagttattcagaACTATACAAAAACTTTTCCTACTGTAACTTTTCATAGTAATTTTCGTAACgatgtttaaactaaaaatggCAACGAAAACCAGgacttataaaattataacttttacgTTCTCGTTACATATAGCGTTTCGATTTCGTAAAGTcgcttttgtaaaaaattacacGTATAAACATGTTTTCGTcgtatatatcaataaaatatcatcaaGGTGTCAAATCACAATAAttaattgatatttataaattgtgttaaattattagagataattttttttatatcattgaaATAGTTAGTTGTTAATTTAGGCTATTTAATTATGATTGCTTTTATGGTGACATTACTGATTGGTATTACGTGTATTAACAACGCACATTTATTGACGAGAGAAATGTTTAATTCAAGTAGTTTTTCAAATGCAAGCTTACACCTAATTGATCTAAATACAAATGTCAGTGTTGAAGAAACGGATAATTCATATATGTCCCTTGAAAAAATGTGTGAGTTATTTAAAATACCAGAAGAAAACTGTTCATGTAACAAAGAAAACTCAGAAATGAAAGAGATAtgcgatttttatttatttaacaaaacaactgAGTTCAGATGCGACAGTCTTTTATACACTATAAAAAGCATTACCAATATAATATCATCAACGTTAGGATTGATTGGCAACAGTTTTGTTATTTGGATTTCCCACACTCATAATAATGAGTTTCGAAGATTTCATAATTTAGTAATAAGCTTGGCAATCTCTGACTTTGTGTTTGCATTTGTACAACTTATAATAACTGTACCCGAAACATGGACGTGTCATTGGGTATAcggtttatttttatgtaaactgcTTCGTTCTGTTTTAGCTGCTAGTGCAAATATTGCTGTAGGATTCATTGTTTTAATTGCTGTTGAAAGATATATTGGGATTGTACATTTGTTTAGTTCAACTTTAAACAACTTAAGGTTTCAAGTGATGAAatttttgaacgtcttttttgGTATTCTTTCAGTTGTTCCTCCACTGATCACTCTTAAATTAGGAAAATTTAACACGTGTTCAGAAGAATGGAACAAAAAAAGCTCGTGCGTATACACAtgggttttatttattttttactatcttTTGCCAATAGTTTTGATGAGTGTTTTTTATTCTAGACTTGTTTTATATCTCAGGAAATCGTATCTTAAgagcaatattttaaatgacgTAGCAAAAAAATGTCGTTCTGAGAAAAATAAGAAGACTGTTACAATGTTAATTATGGTTTTGATAATGTTTGCTGTACTTGTTCTTCCTAACAGAATAGTTTGGATTATCAATGATATGTATGGTCTGGAgaattttaaaagtcaaaaaactatacgttttttaaaactgatttttgaaattttttatggatTTCATGCAGCAATTAATCCTATTATTTATTCTGTGTTTGATGCTAAATATAGACAAAAGTTAAAAGCATTGTTTGCTTTTAAAGTTAATGATTATGTTTCATCACCAACAACAGCGACGTCACAACTTTTGAACCAATCAAACTTGCAGCTAAACATTATcgatcaaaaaattatttaaaaattaaacaatattgattaaaactaaaaagtttttgcaaTTATATTGTTAGTTATTAATGTTagtgttataaaaaacatttattactaataattctttaacttttattttaacttttacgTGGTtactacttttaatatttaatttaataaactgtctaaaaataacaatctttctTTATGATAGTAGGTAGGTTTGTAACTAAATTTAATGgtaataatgatttttacaa
Above is a window of Hydra vulgaris chromosome 10, alternate assembly HydraT2T_AEP DNA encoding:
- the LOC124816951 gene encoding galanin receptor type 1 isoform X2 — translated: MIAFMVTLLIGITCINNAHLLTREMFNSSSFSNASLHLIDLNTNVSVEETDNSYMSLEKMCELFKIPEENCSCNKENSEMKEICDFYLFNKTTEFRCDSLLYTIKSITNIISSTLGLIGNSFVIWISHTHNNEFRRFHNLVISLAISDFVFAFVQLIITVPETWTCHWVYGLFLCKLLRSVLAASANIAVGFIVLIAVERYIGIVHLFSSTLNNLRFQVMKFLNVFFGILSVVPPLITLKLGKFNTCSEEWNKKSSCVYTWVLFIFYYLLPIVLMSVFYSRLVLYLRKSYLKSNILNDVAKKCRSEKNKKTVTMLIMVLIMFAVLVLPNRIVWIINDMYGLENFKSQKTIRFLKLIFEIFYGFHAAINPIIYSVFDAKYRQKLKALFAFKVNDYVSSPTTATSQLLNQSNLQLNIIDQKII